The following proteins come from a genomic window of Bacillus sp. Marseille-P3661:
- a CDS encoding carbon starvation CstA family protein, protein MITFLAGIALLIIGYFTYGKFVEKVFGVKEERATPAYVNGDGVDYVPMGTAKNSLIQLLNIAGTGPVFGPIMGALYGPAAFIWIVVGCIFAGAVHDYLTGMISIRNRGAHLPELASKFLGKVMKHVVNAFAVLLLLLVGTVFVTTPAALLHVLTDGKIALSVIVVAIFLYYILATLLPVDKIIGRLYPYFGAVLLISALGVGIGLIVKGAPIPELSLNNFHPDNAPIFPLIFFTITCGALSGFHATQTPIISRTTQKEKQGRKIFYGMMIAEGIIAMIWAAAAMSLFDGYNGLSEVLAAGGPGAIVSEVSVSMLGAIGGTLAVLGVVVLPITSGDTAFRSARMIIAEYLSIAQKKFSSRLWIAIPLFVISAVLTQIDFNLLWRYFSWANQATAVIALFVGAMYLYIARKNYWIALVPGTFMLLMVITYILNAKIGFGLNMGTAWIGGYIGTIILVLLFFKAAKKARANALPLEEDISDWNNVA, encoded by the coding sequence ATGATTACATTTTTAGCCGGTATTGCTCTATTAATTATTGGTTATTTCACTTATGGAAAATTTGTAGAGAAGGTTTTCGGGGTTAAAGAAGAACGTGCAACACCTGCATATGTAAATGGTGATGGTGTTGACTATGTTCCGATGGGCACAGCTAAGAACTCCTTAATCCAGTTATTAAATATCGCAGGAACTGGACCAGTATTCGGTCCAATCATGGGAGCGCTTTACGGGCCAGCTGCCTTTATTTGGATCGTTGTGGGTTGTATTTTTGCTGGGGCCGTTCATGATTATTTAACAGGCATGATCTCTATCCGCAACCGCGGTGCACATTTACCTGAACTAGCTAGCAAGTTTTTAGGTAAAGTAATGAAACATGTTGTAAATGCCTTTGCTGTTCTACTTCTGTTATTAGTGGGTACAGTCTTTGTAACAACACCGGCTGCCTTACTTCATGTGTTGACAGATGGGAAAATTGCTTTGAGTGTCATTGTCGTTGCTATTTTCCTTTATTACATTTTGGCTACACTACTACCAGTTGATAAAATTATCGGTCGCTTATATCCGTACTTTGGTGCCGTACTGTTGATCAGCGCGCTTGGTGTCGGAATCGGTTTAATTGTAAAAGGCGCTCCTATTCCAGAGCTCTCATTAAATAATTTTCATCCTGATAATGCCCCAATTTTCCCATTAATCTTTTTCACAATCACTTGTGGGGCTCTCTCAGGATTCCATGCTACACAAACGCCAATTATCTCTCGTACTACTCAAAAGGAAAAACAAGGACGTAAGATTTTCTATGGAATGATGATCGCAGAAGGTATTATCGCAATGATTTGGGCAGCTGCAGCAATGAGCTTATTCGATGGATATAATGGATTAAGTGAAGTTCTTGCAGCTGGCGGTCCAGGAGCTATTGTTAGTGAAGTTTCAGTTAGTATGCTTGGCGCAATCGGTGGAACACTTGCCGTTCTTGGTGTTGTTGTATTACCGATCACGTCTGGTGACACTGCGTTTAGAAGTGCAAGGATGATTATAGCAGAATATTTGAGCATTGCCCAAAAGAAATTTTCAAGTAGATTATGGATTGCGATCCCTTTATTTGTAATTTCAGCTGTGTTAACACAAATCGATTTCAACCTTTTATGGAGATATTTTAGTTGGGCTAACCAAGCAACAGCCGTAATTGCTTTATTCGTAGGTGCGATGTATTTATACATTGCAAGAAAAAATTACTGGATTGCTCTTGTACCAGGAACCTTTATGTTACTGATGGTGATCACCTATATTCTAAATGCTAAGATTGGCTTTGGGCTAAATATGGGTACTGCCTGGATTGGCGGTTATATTGGAACGATCATTCTAGTTTTATTATTCTTTAAAGCAGCAAAAAAAGCTCGAGCTAATGCTCTTCCGCTTGAAGAAGATATTTCCGACTGGAATAATGTTGCTTAG
- a CDS encoding LytR/AlgR family response regulator transcription factor: protein METTIKTLIVDDELYNRDELKFLLKSFSTIQIVGEAESGESAIMKTIQLQPDVIFLDIEMPLMNGIETAKALIELKKSPLVVFATAYPQFAVEAFRYDAVDYLLKPYDEDQLKETIERIEKKLGPSKEISIEKTTGKLAVEADGEIFYVEPKDILYIFRDDKITKIIAKSGEYETKTPLKDLENRLSTYHFFRIHKGYLVNLKYVTRLTPWFNGAYQLKMEGIDEMLSVSRNYVKALRSKLEI, encoded by the coding sequence ATGGAAACAACTATTAAGACTTTAATCGTTGATGATGAGTTATATAACCGTGATGAACTTAAATTTTTATTAAAGTCCTTTTCTACTATTCAAATTGTTGGTGAAGCAGAATCTGGGGAAAGCGCTATTATGAAAACCATTCAACTGCAGCCCGATGTTATCTTCTTAGATATAGAAATGCCACTAATGAATGGGATAGAGACAGCCAAGGCATTAATAGAACTAAAAAAATCACCATTAGTTGTTTTTGCAACAGCCTATCCACAATTTGCGGTTGAAGCTTTTCGTTACGATGCAGTTGATTATTTATTGAAACCGTATGACGAGGATCAATTAAAGGAAACCATCGAACGAATTGAGAAAAAATTGGGGCCATCTAAAGAAATTTCAATAGAGAAAACTACTGGTAAATTAGCCGTTGAAGCGGACGGGGAAATTTTTTATGTAGAGCCAAAAGACATCCTTTATATTTTTCGTGATGATAAAATTACGAAGATTATTGCAAAATCGGGAGAGTACGAGACGAAAACGCCTCTCAAAGATTTGGAAAATCGCCTAAGTACCTATCATTTCTTTCGGATTCATAAAGGGTATCTAGTAAATCTGAAATATGTAACTCGTCTCACTCCGTGGTTCAATGGAGCCTATCAACTAAAAATGGAAGGCATCGATGAGATGCTGTCAGTTAGTCGTAATTATGTGAAGGCTCTAAGATCAAAATTAGAAATTTGA
- a CDS encoding LytS/YhcK type 5TM receptor domain-containing protein, whose amino-acid sequence MLELLITMIERLGIIVTIAFVLTRLKFFRDMIYQEQLHCRQQFTAIIFFGFFGIIGTYTGLSLDTQSLQFDLWASDLNADEAIANSRVIGVVLGGLLGGYKVGIGAGIIAGIHRYTLGGFTALSCGLASIIAGILSGIFYRKHRHVKLKSAFLIGVLAESIQMLVILLIARPFEQALTLVEIIGLPMILANGLGCALFLLIIRSVTNEEEKAGAMQAQKTLRIANQTLAYLRNGLNYTSANAVCKIIHNELNASAVAMTNLTEILAHVGLGNNHHRSESPIQTQITLDAIKEGKIVVANQRSIHCRDEDCPLGAAVIAPLKQRGKIIGTLKFYFRTEKEVTNVVIELITGLSTMMSNQLELADADKSYQLAKEAEIKALQAQISPHFLFNTLNTIVSLIRIDPAKARKILISLSHYLRQNLNVTTQSTTMLEQELNHVKAYLAIEEARFVNKLEVFYDIDKSALLQTIPPLTMQPLVENSIKHGFKDKENNCIVKISIKKETDATIIEIEDNGIGMSKDRSAQIGKLQLLSEKGSGLALYNVNRRLTMMFGDQAALKINSEPDVGTVITFSIPFIEGENQNGNNY is encoded by the coding sequence ATGTTGGAATTGTTGATAACCATGATCGAACGCCTTGGAATCATAGTTACTATAGCATTTGTTTTAACCCGACTAAAATTTTTTAGAGATATGATTTATCAGGAACAGCTTCATTGTCGACAACAATTTACAGCCATTATCTTCTTTGGGTTCTTTGGTATCATCGGAACGTATACGGGTCTAAGTCTCGATACTCAAAGCTTGCAATTTGACCTTTGGGCCTCTGACCTTAATGCAGATGAAGCAATTGCCAATTCACGCGTAATCGGTGTAGTGCTAGGAGGACTTCTTGGTGGCTATAAAGTAGGAATTGGTGCTGGAATAATTGCGGGAATTCATCGTTATACATTAGGTGGATTCACAGCCCTTTCATGTGGACTAGCTTCCATTATTGCGGGCATTTTATCTGGCATATTTTATAGAAAACATCGACATGTGAAATTGAAGTCTGCCTTCCTTATTGGTGTATTGGCAGAATCTATTCAAATGCTTGTAATTTTACTTATTGCCCGTCCATTTGAACAAGCTTTGACATTAGTTGAAATTATTGGACTTCCAATGATTCTTGCTAATGGTCTGGGATGCGCTCTTTTCCTATTAATTATTAGAAGCGTGACCAACGAAGAAGAAAAAGCTGGTGCCATGCAAGCACAGAAAACGTTACGTATTGCTAATCAGACTCTCGCTTATTTAAGAAACGGGCTTAATTATACTTCTGCTAATGCTGTATGTAAAATAATTCATAACGAATTAAATGCAAGTGCCGTTGCAATGACCAACTTAACTGAGATTTTAGCACATGTTGGACTTGGTAATAATCATCACCGTTCAGAAAGTCCTATTCAAACACAGATTACTTTAGATGCCATTAAAGAAGGAAAAATCGTCGTTGCTAACCAACGATCCATTCATTGTCGGGATGAAGACTGTCCACTTGGTGCAGCGGTAATAGCACCATTAAAACAGCGTGGTAAAATAATCGGGACTTTAAAATTTTATTTTCGCACTGAAAAAGAAGTAACAAATGTAGTCATCGAGCTTATAACCGGACTTAGCACGATGATGAGTAATCAACTTGAATTAGCAGACGCTGATAAGTCCTATCAGCTTGCTAAAGAGGCAGAAATAAAAGCGCTACAGGCACAAATCAGCCCGCATTTTTTATTTAATACACTCAATACAATTGTTTCACTCATCCGGATTGACCCTGCAAAGGCAAGGAAAATACTAATTTCATTGTCCCATTATTTACGACAGAATTTGAACGTGACCACACAAAGTACAACAATGCTTGAACAAGAATTGAACCATGTAAAAGCATATTTAGCTATTGAAGAAGCAAGGTTTGTGAATAAACTAGAAGTTTTTTATGATATTGATAAAAGTGCACTCCTACAAACTATTCCTCCTTTAACTATGCAACCGCTAGTCGAAAATTCGATAAAGCATGGTTTTAAGGATAAAGAAAACAATTGTATTGTTAAAATATCGATAAAAAAAGAGACTGACGCAACGATCATCGAAATAGAAGACAATGGTATCGGAATGAGCAAAGATAGATCTGCGCAAATTGGTAAACTCCAGCTTTTATCTGAAAAAGGAAGTGGATTAGCATTATACAATGTAAACCGCAGGCTAACGATGATGTTCGGTGACCAAGCAGCATTAAAAATAAATAGTGAACCGGATGTAGGAACGGTCATTACCTTTTCCATCCCATTCATAGAGGGAGAAAATCAAAATGGAAACAACTATTAA
- a CDS encoding YkvI family membrane protein — MKRNWAAAFQIAAVYVGTVVGAGFATGREIVEFFSRFGFVGFINILISGCLFILLGTKLMRISARINAVSYEDFNIHLFGKWIGSGINIIMLFMLLGVCAVMLSGAGAVFEEQLGLTKSLGIFITIILSFTVMLVGAKGLFAVNSFVVPIMIGFSLMLMVVSIQQNHFVDHFLKTSAISFEGWKTMLYPFSYTALNLALAQAVLVPIASEIKDDWSIKWGGILGGLALTLILLSSHVTLIMLPNLEQYEIPMAIVMKQIAPFLHLFYILVIYGEIFTSVIGNVFGLDRQIKQYGQIPTALSITLIFIISYSISLINYGKLLSILYPLFGYISLIFFVLLLLKPSGKGPETK, encoded by the coding sequence GTGAAGAGGAATTGGGCAGCAGCCTTTCAAATAGCAGCAGTTTATGTTGGAACGGTAGTAGGTGCAGGCTTTGCTACAGGAAGAGAAATTGTTGAATTTTTTTCGAGATTCGGTTTCGTGGGCTTTATAAATATATTAATAAGCGGCTGCCTCTTTATTCTGTTAGGTACTAAATTGATGAGGATTTCTGCACGGATTAATGCCGTCTCATATGAAGATTTTAATATTCACTTGTTTGGAAAGTGGATAGGATCTGGAATTAATATAATTATGCTTTTCATGTTATTAGGCGTTTGTGCAGTTATGCTTTCGGGTGCAGGTGCTGTGTTTGAAGAGCAGTTAGGATTAACTAAAAGTCTGGGTATTTTTATTACAATAATTTTATCTTTTACTGTCATGTTAGTAGGAGCAAAAGGACTTTTTGCCGTAAATTCATTTGTAGTTCCTATAATGATTGGCTTTAGTTTAATGTTGATGGTTGTATCCATACAACAGAATCATTTTGTAGATCATTTTTTGAAGACATCCGCCATTTCTTTTGAAGGATGGAAGACCATGCTATATCCGTTTTCTTATACAGCTTTAAATTTGGCTCTTGCTCAAGCTGTATTAGTACCGATAGCATCTGAAATTAAAGATGATTGGTCTATAAAATGGGGGGGGATATTAGGAGGATTGGCGTTAACTTTAATACTTTTATCTAGTCACGTAACTTTAATCATGCTACCGAACCTTGAACAATATGAAATTCCGATGGCAATTGTTATGAAACAAATTGCACCCTTTCTTCACTTATTTTATATTCTCGTTATATATGGGGAAATTTTTACATCAGTAATCGGGAATGTTTTTGGCCTTGATAGGCAAATTAAACAATATGGCCAAATTCCAACAGCACTATCAATTACACTAATCTTTATAATTTCATATAGTATTAGCCTTATAAACTATGGAAAACTACTTTCTATTTTGTATCCGTTGTTTGGTTATATTAGCTTAATCTTTTTTGTACTTTTATTACTAAAACCAAGTGGTAAGGGACCAGAAACCAAATAA
- a CDS encoding transcriptional regulator SplA domain-containing protein, producing the protein MDTIDPKDVKPGDDVYVIYNNPHTPTVSNVMPAEIVQHPKDPNRTALFLHETFHTIEDDDALFSSEDAATQAYNELFGE; encoded by the coding sequence ATGGATACAATTGATCCGAAAGACGTAAAACCTGGTGATGATGTATATGTAATATACAATAATCCCCATACTCCAACAGTTTCTAATGTAATGCCTGCAGAAATTGTGCAGCATCCAAAAGATCCAAATCGAACGGCTTTGTTTCTACATGAAACATTTCACACAATTGAAGATGATGATGCGTTATTTTCATCAGAGGATGCTGCAACACAGGCATATAATGAACTTTTTGGAGAGTAG
- a CDS encoding GTP-binding protein, protein MTSENTLISKTYYQKFMIDNEFKNPIESLAELYLSAQKNEYSNLTEIRFSQGELYFHYKDFETAIFKWETIHDDLELWAKKNIADAYFELGNLTSAEDTYKSIETEHVSLKTEVTLKLLSIYIEQGRLEESTTVIKNIVAINPDYPNVTNIARSFFEDYKDWNNALELAVNEAIRTQSLEWFEAIKLYIDYGIAKSIEPDYFSKVLVTLFEIDEFFFEELAVALWENYKHRELYFSWITVFNNLFIDLEGSRSKGWDELSDLYQETYFDLMKGDYFVKDLSEIFPALLTNWLKITDSSNCFVASAAVISWSEVFPSSISVPVLNKAEKMIAHPNGFDNSLNHTLQLFESISVWAKNNGVDLGHKINWIVEELADTNVNHLFIAGTTGNEKSSFINSVLGGNVVSPSSCSFVMFKHADVTTISEITDIDIRTGLTLSDFHGISEVRRQEPIIDFRLPSNFLDKCKLAIIDTPIYKGNKVWKELFKYLPLADALLYIINVDSPLTENEYATVLQLKKYAPNLSIHFLINANGHSEDKKEIIETTKSKLRIEFPDSKMIVCSSSLQNREQQDDISLFIKNITRNNIHEVRPKNILQFIRKIIEDLFEKRVELENGLEQSINWNQMVVSKLTGAINQLSDLENEKIHTLKNSFIMIKEEIKGDLVRTIPTLLRECSQFIKEDCDFSTVHIDLNTVMNDAIRNYMQDTIRPKFSRCLDEWVQLAKDEFSESQLYLEEMCEGFRTLYEKENLSLKCDFQVFQDWARDAERMSSIIEIEDLNIFNGIKPSLILLKGSGKLFEYLPANKLIIYKAYKRYIENENYENVAATIINRFMMQFELFEKTLERDIKRFYKEPYEELASAIEEGNINIEVDKDSLNNLKTNPDMFFDPLTLFDIRLRQYELILNIGIDVPTSKVSK, encoded by the coding sequence ATGACATCAGAGAATACATTAATTTCGAAGACGTATTACCAAAAGTTTATGATAGATAATGAGTTTAAAAATCCTATTGAAAGTCTTGCAGAATTGTATTTATCAGCGCAGAAAAATGAATATTCAAACCTTACGGAAATTCGATTTTCACAAGGTGAGCTATATTTTCATTATAAAGATTTCGAAACGGCCATTTTTAAATGGGAGACTATTCATGATGATCTCGAGCTATGGGCTAAAAAAAATATAGCCGATGCTTATTTTGAACTTGGAAATTTAACCTCAGCAGAAGATACTTATAAGTCTATTGAGACAGAACATGTATCTCTAAAAACGGAAGTGACGTTGAAATTATTATCGATATACATAGAACAGGGGCGACTTGAAGAATCCACAACCGTTATTAAAAATATAGTTGCGATCAACCCAGATTACCCGAACGTTACAAACATCGCCCGTTCTTTTTTTGAGGATTATAAGGATTGGAATAATGCGCTTGAGCTTGCAGTAAACGAAGCTATTCGCACACAATCGCTCGAATGGTTCGAAGCTATAAAATTATATATTGATTACGGTATTGCCAAATCAATTGAACCTGACTATTTTTCAAAAGTATTAGTTACCTTGTTTGAAATAGACGAGTTCTTCTTTGAAGAACTCGCAGTAGCTTTGTGGGAAAACTACAAACATCGGGAGCTCTATTTCTCTTGGATCACAGTTTTTAATAATCTTTTTATAGATTTGGAAGGTAGTCGATCAAAAGGATGGGATGAACTATCAGATCTTTATCAGGAAACATACTTTGATTTGATGAAAGGCGATTATTTTGTAAAAGATCTATCAGAAATCTTTCCAGCACTTTTAACAAATTGGTTAAAAATAACTGATTCATCAAATTGCTTTGTTGCTTCTGCCGCTGTTATTTCATGGAGTGAAGTTTTTCCATCAAGTATTAGCGTACCTGTCTTAAATAAAGCAGAAAAAATGATTGCGCATCCTAATGGATTCGATAACAGCTTAAACCACACCCTTCAATTATTCGAATCGATCTCGGTTTGGGCAAAAAACAATGGCGTTGATTTGGGTCATAAAATCAATTGGATTGTTGAAGAGCTTGCTGATACTAACGTTAATCATCTTTTTATAGCAGGTACTACTGGAAATGAAAAATCTTCATTCATAAATTCAGTACTTGGGGGAAATGTTGTTTCACCATCATCTTGTTCATTTGTAATGTTCAAGCATGCTGATGTGACGACCATAAGTGAAATTACTGATATAGATATACGTACTGGATTAACCCTTTCTGATTTTCATGGTATTAGCGAAGTACGGCGTCAGGAACCCATTATTGATTTTAGATTACCATCTAATTTTTTAGATAAATGTAAGCTTGCAATTATTGACACTCCTATTTATAAGGGAAACAAAGTGTGGAAGGAACTATTTAAATATCTGCCATTAGCAGATGCTTTGTTATATATAATTAATGTGGATTCACCATTAACCGAGAACGAATACGCTACTGTATTACAATTAAAAAAGTATGCACCTAATCTTTCTATACACTTCTTAATAAATGCTAACGGGCATAGCGAAGATAAAAAGGAAATAATTGAGACTACTAAATCAAAACTTCGTATAGAATTTCCGGATTCGAAAATGATAGTCTGTTCGTCCAGCTTACAAAATAGAGAACAGCAGGATGATATCTCCTTGTTTATCAAAAATATTACAAGAAATAATATTCATGAAGTAAGACCTAAAAATATATTGCAATTTATCCGAAAAATAATTGAAGATCTTTTTGAAAAAAGAGTAGAACTAGAAAACGGATTAGAGCAATCGATCAATTGGAATCAAATGGTCGTTTCAAAATTAACTGGTGCCATCAACCAGTTGAGTGATTTAGAAAACGAGAAAATTCACACACTCAAAAATTCTTTTATTATGATTAAAGAAGAAATCAAAGGGGACTTAGTCCGAACAATTCCAACACTTTTACGAGAATGTTCACAATTTATAAAAGAAGATTGTGATTTTAGTACTGTTCATATCGATCTAAATACAGTAATGAACGATGCGATTAGAAATTATATGCAAGATACGATAAGACCCAAATTTTCTAGATGTTTAGACGAGTGGGTACAACTAGCTAAAGACGAATTTTCCGAAAGCCAGTTGTATTTAGAAGAAATGTGTGAAGGTTTTAGAACATTGTATGAAAAAGAAAATCTTTCATTGAAATGTGATTTTCAAGTGTTTCAAGATTGGGCTCGAGATGCTGAACGGATGTCATCCATAATTGAAATAGAGGATCTAAATATATTTAATGGTATAAAACCGTCACTTATATTATTAAAGGGGTCTGGGAAACTATTTGAATATCTTCCGGCAAATAAATTAATTATCTATAAAGCTTATAAAAGGTATATTGAAAACGAGAATTATGAAAATGTAGCTGCAACAATTATTAATAGGTTTATGATGCAATTTGAATTGTTCGAAAAAACGTTAGAACGTGATATAAAAAGGTTCTATAAGGAGCCGTATGAGGAATTAGCATCAGCCATTGAGGAAGGAAATATAAACATCGAAGTAGATAAAGATTCATTGAATAATTTAAAAACAAATCCAGACATGTTCTTCGATCCATTAACACTGTTTGATATTAGGTTACGTCAATATGAACTGATATTGAATATTGGAATCGATGTACCTACTTCAAAGGTTAGTAAATAG
- a CDS encoding DUF3231 family protein encodes MGNDTKVKLTSAELSTLWSTYMSDSAAICIVSHFLKTVEDVEIKPEIEFALNVSKSHLETIAHIFNRENYALPIAFSEELDVYINAPRLFSDSFYLYFLLNMGAGGLANYSMALTMSTRKDVIDFFSQAIEQSVQIKKRITNVMLNKGIYIKAPYLDYKDKPSFVEKESFFSGWFGKRRTLISQELAHLYINSFNSDLSKAILIAFSQVASTPEIRDYFIKGHELSRTFIEELDSVLTESSVPSPRTWDTEIMKTTDPPYSEKLMMFLVGAISAIGIANLGGSLSLTLRHDLGLLYTNMVRKIGSYAEDGASLMINNGWFERPPQCINRRELANDK; translated from the coding sequence GTGGGAAATGACACAAAAGTTAAATTAACATCAGCAGAATTATCAACATTATGGAGTACATATATGAGCGATAGCGCGGCAATATGCATTGTTTCACATTTTCTGAAAACTGTTGAGGATGTTGAAATCAAACCTGAAATTGAATTCGCTCTAAATGTTTCGAAGTCTCACTTGGAAACAATAGCTCATATCTTTAACCGAGAAAACTATGCTCTACCAATCGCGTTCAGTGAAGAACTTGATGTATATATAAATGCACCAAGGCTATTTTCTGATAGTTTCTATCTGTATTTTTTACTGAATATGGGGGCGGGTGGTTTAGCTAATTATTCGATGGCATTAACGATGAGCACACGGAAAGATGTTATTGATTTTTTCAGTCAAGCAATAGAACAATCAGTCCAAATAAAAAAAAGAATTACAAATGTTATGTTAAATAAGGGCATATATATTAAGGCCCCTTATTTAGATTATAAAGATAAACCTTCATTTGTAGAAAAGGAAAGTTTTTTTAGTGGATGGTTTGGGAAAAGGCGAACACTTATATCCCAGGAACTTGCACATCTATACATAAATTCCTTTAACAGTGATCTTTCAAAGGCTATTTTAATTGCATTTAGTCAAGTAGCTAGTACACCTGAGATCAGAGATTATTTCATTAAAGGTCATGAGCTTTCTCGAACATTTATTGAAGAATTAGATAGTGTTTTAACCGAAAGCAGTGTTCCATCTCCAAGGACATGGGATACCGAAATAATGAAAACAACTGATCCGCCTTACTCAGAAAAACTTATGATGTTTTTAGTTGGAGCCATCTCTGCCATTGGGATTGCTAATTTAGGTGGGTCACTTTCATTAACATTAAGACACGATCTGGGATTGCTATATACGAATATGGTTCGCAAAATTGGTTCTTATGCTGAAGATGGGGCTAGCTTAATGATTAATAATGGTTGGTTTGAACGTCCGCCACAATGTATTAATAGAAGAGAATTAGCGAATGACAAATAA
- the putP gene encoding sodium/proline symporter PutP, producing MNFEIFISLGIYFIAMLIIGFYAYRKTTNLSDYMLGGRGLGPAVTALSAGASDMSGWMLMGLPGAMYTTGLSSAWIAIGLTLGAYLNYLIVAPRLRTYTKLANDSITIPNFLENRFSDTTKILRSVSAIVVIVFFTLYTSAGLVSGGTLFESAFGLDYRLGLFVTAGVVIIYTLFGGFLAVSLTDFVQGCIMFLALVLVPVVAFTDLGGTAAVFESVKTIDPNLMDIFKGTSVIGIISFLAWGLGYFGQPHIIVRFMAISSVKELKPARRIGIGWMIISIVGALAVGLVGIAYISKYNIPLDNPETIFILFSNILFNPYITGFLLAAILAAIMSTISSQLLVTSSALTEDFYKAFFRRKATDKELVLVGRLAVLFVALIAIGLSYTPNDTILSLVGNAWAGFGAAFGPAILLSLYWKRMNSWGALTGIVVGAVTVIIWISIPALTGFIYEMIPGFILSFISIIIVSLLTRKPNQKILDEFAEMENKMAS from the coding sequence GTGAATTTTGAAATATTCATATCATTAGGTATCTATTTTATTGCAATGTTAATAATAGGCTTTTATGCATACAGGAAAACAACTAATCTATCAGATTATATGCTTGGTGGGCGTGGTCTAGGGCCGGCTGTTACTGCCCTGTCAGCAGGTGCATCGGATATGAGTGGATGGATGCTAATGGGATTGCCAGGTGCGATGTACACAACTGGACTTTCTAGTGCATGGATCGCAATCGGTTTAACTCTTGGTGCTTATTTAAATTACCTCATCGTTGCACCGCGACTACGAACTTATACAAAATTAGCAAATGATTCAATTACAATCCCCAATTTCCTTGAAAACCGATTTTCAGATACAACGAAAATTCTTCGGTCAGTTTCTGCCATAGTTGTTATCGTCTTTTTTACGCTGTACACATCAGCTGGTCTTGTTTCAGGTGGTACGCTATTTGAATCTGCGTTTGGCTTGGATTATCGACTAGGCTTGTTTGTTACTGCAGGGGTGGTCATTATTTATACATTATTTGGCGGTTTTCTAGCTGTGAGTCTAACGGACTTTGTTCAAGGCTGTATTATGTTTTTAGCCCTAGTATTAGTTCCGGTTGTTGCCTTTACCGATCTAGGTGGTACTGCTGCTGTTTTTGAGAGTGTCAAGACTATTGATCCTAATTTAATGGATATTTTTAAAGGAACGTCGGTCATTGGTATCATTTCATTTTTAGCATGGGGCTTAGGATATTTTGGACAACCACATATAATCGTCCGCTTTATGGCGATTTCTTCTGTAAAAGAACTTAAGCCTGCGCGTAGAATAGGTATAGGCTGGATGATTATTTCCATTGTTGGAGCCTTAGCTGTGGGACTTGTAGGTATTGCGTATATTTCAAAGTACAATATACCCCTTGATAATCCTGAGACAATTTTTATCTTATTTTCTAATATTCTCTTTAATCCTTATATTACAGGATTTTTACTCGCTGCAATCTTGGCTGCAATAATGAGTACTATTTCTTCACAGTTACTTGTAACGTCTAGTGCACTAACGGAGGATTTCTATAAAGCATTTTTCCGCCGTAAAGCAACCGACAAAGAATTAGTCTTAGTTGGTAGATTGGCTGTGTTGTTTGTAGCACTAATTGCAATTGGCCTTTCGTACACGCCAAACGATACAATTCTTTCACTTGTTGGTAATGCGTGGGCAGGATTTGGTGCTGCATTTGGTCCAGCTATATTATTAAGCTTATATTGGAAACGAATGAATAGCTGGGGTGCTCTAACCGGTATTGTTGTTGGAGCAGTTACGGTTATTATTTGGATTAGTATACCTGCATTAACAGGATTCATTTATGAAATGATTCCGGGTTTTATTTTAAGCTTTATCTCGATTATTATTGTTAGTTTATTAACGAGAAAGCCAAATCAAAAAATTCTTGATGAATTTGCAGAAATGGAAAATAAGATGGCTAGCTAA
- a CDS encoding DMT family transporter, translating into MSYIYLAFAIIGELIGTSMLKASDGFSKLFPTIGVLVSFTFCFFFLSLSLKTIPLNMAYAIWSGLGIIGTAAISILIWKESINTASIVGIIFILVGVTILNLFGPGH; encoded by the coding sequence CTGTCATATATTTATTTAGCTTTTGCAATTATTGGTGAACTTATTGGAACCTCTATGCTTAAAGCTTCAGATGGATTTTCCAAATTGTTCCCAACTATTGGCGTTCTCGTAAGTTTTACCTTTTGCTTTTTCTTTTTATCATTATCCCTTAAAACAATACCGCTAAATATGGCATATGCTATTTGGTCTGGCTTAGGAATCATTGGTACAGCAGCAATTTCTATTCTTATATGGAAGGAATCAATTAATACAGCTAGTATTGTAGGAATCATTTTTATTTTAGTTGGAGTTACAATCTTGAATTTATTTGGACCCGGACATTAG